One Ostrea edulis chromosome 2, xbOstEdul1.1, whole genome shotgun sequence genomic region harbors:
- the LOC125678060 gene encoding amyloid-beta precursor-like protein isoform X2 codes for MGQLTLPSVLACVCVLVQSLAANTDFQRHDYKFVPMVAFMCNKPTMHTSPAGWEADSKQGCIHDAKEILQYCQKMYPNMTITNIVEGHDVTIRNWPDSHGHERSHTVQPYRCVVGPFESDALLVPQHCHFYHEHNQCDTYKKWGDWATTDCLAKEMRIDSFSMLLDCDIDRFAGVEYVCCPKGKKAIDNTVTLKPVKTETEHVKLEDTYDAYIAYLRGDEKFLKKFGNEHSKFLAALKAMNMRHHERITKMMKEWQTARKHVNNLKRTNPKAADKLNKNILQRFQKLYNGYQQSDAAEKKQLVALHLQHRQGELNSKKRMELEAYMGELQKSHVKSGAVLKHLKHYIRVEEKDRLHSLNHFTHVKKSNPEEAKLIQSQVIEHMKVIDERINQSLDMLHHFPKVERKLKPQVGKFMKHYSGLAVSAKNIVMRPITVPKKTESHEGREGMSQLTDTWTDKVTLDDENDDGDLSDHLEEVKKTPIVEDDGLSPRIELNHKEENKVFISHRENDQASFSQGSYSSTHVATSTGSVFGIAIGSVAVFVIIIVAIVMLRKRSHRQPVTHGFAEMDPAASPEERHVANMQMNGYENPTYKYFELNTNAKK; via the exons ATGGGGCAGCTAACGCTACCATCGGTGCTAGCCTGCGTCTGTGTGTTAGTCCAG TCTCTGGCGGCAAACACAGACTTCCAGCGCCATGATTATAAGTTTGTTCCAATGGTTGCCTTTATGTGTAATAAACCCACCATGCACACATCACCAGCAGGCTGGGAGGCAGACTCCAAACAAGGATGTATCCATGATGCAAAGGAGATCCTGCAGTACTGTCAAAAG ATGTACCCTAATATGACCATTACAAACATTGTGGAGGGCCATGATGTAACAATCCGGAACTGGCCAGACTCCCATGGTCACGAGCGTAGTCATACTGTACAGCCTTACAGATGTGTTG TGGGTCCATTTGAGAGTGATGCTCTCCTGGTGCCCCAGCATTGCCACTTCTACCACGAACACAACCAGTGTGACACTTACAAGAAGTGGGGAGACTGGGCAACCACTGACTGCCTGGCCAAAGAAATGAGGATAGACAGCTTCTCCATGTTGCTGGATTGTGACATTGATAGGTTTGCTGGGGTGGAGTACGTCTGTTGTCCCAAAGGAAAGA AAGCCATTGACAACACAGTCACATTAAAACCAGTGAAAACAGAGACAGAGCATGTCAAACTTGAGGACACATATGATGCGTATATTGCGTACCTCAGAGGTGATGAGAAATTTCTTAAAAAGTTCGGCAATGAGCACAGCAAGTTCCTAGCAGCTCTGAAGGCCATGAACATGCGCCACCACGAGAGAATTACAAAG ATGATGAAGGAATGGCAAACTGCCAGAAAGCACGTGAACAATCTGAAGAGGACAAATCCCAAGGCTGCCGACAAACTCAACAAAAACATTCTACAG CGATTCCAGAAGTTGTACAATGGGTACCAGCAGTCAGATGCTGCAGAGAAGAAGCAGTTGGTGGCTCTCCACCTCCAACACAGACAGGGGGAACTGAACAGCAAGAAGAGGATGGAACTCGAAGCCTACATGGGAGAACTCCAGAAGAGCCATGTCAAG TCAGGAGCAGTACTGAAACACCTGAAACATTACATTCGTGTGGAGGAGAAGGATCGTCTCCACTCCCTGAATCATTTCACACATGTAAAAAAGAGCAATCCAGAAGAGGCCAAGCTTATTCAGTCACAGGTCATTGAACACATGAAGGTCATTGATGAACGCATCAACCAAAGTCTTGATATGCTACATCACTTCCCTAAGGTTGAGAGAAAACTGAAGCCACAAGTAG GCAAATTCATGAAGCACTACAGTGGTTTGGCAGTTAGTGCGAAGAACATTGTGATGAGGCCCATTACTGTTCCTAAGAAGACCGAATCCCATGAAGGTAGGGAAGGGATGTCACAATTAACAG acaCATGGACTGACAAGGTGACTTTGGATGATGAGAATGATGATGGTGACCTCTCTGATCACCTGGAAGAAGTAAAGAAGACTCCGATTGTGGAGGACGATGGACTCAGTCCCAGGATAGAGCTTAACCACAAGGAGGAAAACAAAGTATTCATCTCTCACCGGGAAAATGACCAAGCCAGCTTCAGTCAG GGAAGTTACTCCTCAACACACGTTGCTACCTCCACCGGCAGTGTTTTCGGAATCGCTATAGGAAGTGTAGCCGTGTTTGTCATCATTATTGTCGCCATTGTCATGTTGAGGAAGCGTTCACACAGACAACCAGTCACACATGGCTTTGCCGAAATGGACCCAGCAGCCTCACCAGAGGAACGACATGTGGCTAATATGCAGATGAATGGCTACGAAAATCCTACCTACAAATACTTTGAATTGAATACCAATGCTAAGAAATAA
- the LOC125678060 gene encoding amyloid-beta precursor-like protein isoform X4: protein MGQLTLPSVLACVCVLVQSLAANTDFQRHDYKFVPMVAFMCNKPTMHTSPAGWEADSKQGCIHDAKEILQYCQKMYPNMTITNIVEGHDVTIRNWPDSHGHERSHTVQPYRCVVGPFESDALLVPQHCHFYHEHNQCDTYKKWGDWATTDCLAKEMRIDSFSMLLDCDIDRFAGVEYVCCPKGKKAIDNTVTLKPVKTETEHVKLEDTYDAYIAYLRGDEKFLKKFGNEHSKFLAALKAMNMRHHERITKMMKEWQTARKHVNNLKRTNPKAADKLNKNILQRFQKLYNGYQQSDAAEKKQLVALHLQHRQGELNSKKRMELEAYMGELQKSHVKSGAVLKHLKHYIRVEEKDRLHSLNHFTHVKKSNPEEAKLIQSQVIEHMKVIDERINQSLDMLHHFPKVERKLKPQVGKFMKHYSGLAVSAKNIVMRPITVPKKTESHEDTWTDKVTLDDENDDGDLSDHLEEVKKTPIVEDDGLSPRIELNHKEENKVFISHRENDQASFSQGSYSSTHVATSTGSVFGIAIGSVAVFVIIIVAIVMLRKRSHRQPVTHGFAEMDPAASPEERHVANMQMNGYENPTYKYFELNTNAKK, encoded by the exons ATGGGGCAGCTAACGCTACCATCGGTGCTAGCCTGCGTCTGTGTGTTAGTCCAG TCTCTGGCGGCAAACACAGACTTCCAGCGCCATGATTATAAGTTTGTTCCAATGGTTGCCTTTATGTGTAATAAACCCACCATGCACACATCACCAGCAGGCTGGGAGGCAGACTCCAAACAAGGATGTATCCATGATGCAAAGGAGATCCTGCAGTACTGTCAAAAG ATGTACCCTAATATGACCATTACAAACATTGTGGAGGGCCATGATGTAACAATCCGGAACTGGCCAGACTCCCATGGTCACGAGCGTAGTCATACTGTACAGCCTTACAGATGTGTTG TGGGTCCATTTGAGAGTGATGCTCTCCTGGTGCCCCAGCATTGCCACTTCTACCACGAACACAACCAGTGTGACACTTACAAGAAGTGGGGAGACTGGGCAACCACTGACTGCCTGGCCAAAGAAATGAGGATAGACAGCTTCTCCATGTTGCTGGATTGTGACATTGATAGGTTTGCTGGGGTGGAGTACGTCTGTTGTCCCAAAGGAAAGA AAGCCATTGACAACACAGTCACATTAAAACCAGTGAAAACAGAGACAGAGCATGTCAAACTTGAGGACACATATGATGCGTATATTGCGTACCTCAGAGGTGATGAGAAATTTCTTAAAAAGTTCGGCAATGAGCACAGCAAGTTCCTAGCAGCTCTGAAGGCCATGAACATGCGCCACCACGAGAGAATTACAAAG ATGATGAAGGAATGGCAAACTGCCAGAAAGCACGTGAACAATCTGAAGAGGACAAATCCCAAGGCTGCCGACAAACTCAACAAAAACATTCTACAG CGATTCCAGAAGTTGTACAATGGGTACCAGCAGTCAGATGCTGCAGAGAAGAAGCAGTTGGTGGCTCTCCACCTCCAACACAGACAGGGGGAACTGAACAGCAAGAAGAGGATGGAACTCGAAGCCTACATGGGAGAACTCCAGAAGAGCCATGTCAAG TCAGGAGCAGTACTGAAACACCTGAAACATTACATTCGTGTGGAGGAGAAGGATCGTCTCCACTCCCTGAATCATTTCACACATGTAAAAAAGAGCAATCCAGAAGAGGCCAAGCTTATTCAGTCACAGGTCATTGAACACATGAAGGTCATTGATGAACGCATCAACCAAAGTCTTGATATGCTACATCACTTCCCTAAGGTTGAGAGAAAACTGAAGCCACAAGTAG GCAAATTCATGAAGCACTACAGTGGTTTGGCAGTTAGTGCGAAGAACATTGTGATGAGGCCCATTACTGTTCCTAAGAAGACCGAATCCCATGAAG acaCATGGACTGACAAGGTGACTTTGGATGATGAGAATGATGATGGTGACCTCTCTGATCACCTGGAAGAAGTAAAGAAGACTCCGATTGTGGAGGACGATGGACTCAGTCCCAGGATAGAGCTTAACCACAAGGAGGAAAACAAAGTATTCATCTCTCACCGGGAAAATGACCAAGCCAGCTTCAGTCAG GGAAGTTACTCCTCAACACACGTTGCTACCTCCACCGGCAGTGTTTTCGGAATCGCTATAGGAAGTGTAGCCGTGTTTGTCATCATTATTGTCGCCATTGTCATGTTGAGGAAGCGTTCACACAGACAACCAGTCACACATGGCTTTGCCGAAATGGACCCAGCAGCCTCACCAGAGGAACGACATGTGGCTAATATGCAGATGAATGGCTACGAAAATCCTACCTACAAATACTTTGAATTGAATACCAATGCTAAGAAATAA
- the LOC125678060 gene encoding amyloid-beta precursor-like protein isoform X1 produces the protein MGQLTLPSVLACVCVLVQVSVGYIESLAANTDFQRHDYKFVPMVAFMCNKPTMHTSPAGWEADSKQGCIHDAKEILQYCQKMYPNMTITNIVEGHDVTIRNWPDSHGHERSHTVQPYRCVVGPFESDALLVPQHCHFYHEHNQCDTYKKWGDWATTDCLAKEMRIDSFSMLLDCDIDRFAGVEYVCCPKGKKAIDNTVTLKPVKTETEHVKLEDTYDAYIAYLRGDEKFLKKFGNEHSKFLAALKAMNMRHHERITKMMKEWQTARKHVNNLKRTNPKAADKLNKNILQRFQKLYNGYQQSDAAEKKQLVALHLQHRQGELNSKKRMELEAYMGELQKSHVKSGAVLKHLKHYIRVEEKDRLHSLNHFTHVKKSNPEEAKLIQSQVIEHMKVIDERINQSLDMLHHFPKVERKLKPQVGKFMKHYSGLAVSAKNIVMRPITVPKKTESHEGREGMSQLTDTWTDKVTLDDENDDGDLSDHLEEVKKTPIVEDDGLSPRIELNHKEENKVFISHRENDQASFSQGSYSSTHVATSTGSVFGIAIGSVAVFVIIIVAIVMLRKRSHRQPVTHGFAEMDPAASPEERHVANMQMNGYENPTYKYFELNTNAKK, from the exons ATGGGGCAGCTAACGCTACCATCGGTGCTAGCCTGCGTCTGTGTGTTAGTCCAGGTCAGTGTTGGATATATAGAG TCTCTGGCGGCAAACACAGACTTCCAGCGCCATGATTATAAGTTTGTTCCAATGGTTGCCTTTATGTGTAATAAACCCACCATGCACACATCACCAGCAGGCTGGGAGGCAGACTCCAAACAAGGATGTATCCATGATGCAAAGGAGATCCTGCAGTACTGTCAAAAG ATGTACCCTAATATGACCATTACAAACATTGTGGAGGGCCATGATGTAACAATCCGGAACTGGCCAGACTCCCATGGTCACGAGCGTAGTCATACTGTACAGCCTTACAGATGTGTTG TGGGTCCATTTGAGAGTGATGCTCTCCTGGTGCCCCAGCATTGCCACTTCTACCACGAACACAACCAGTGTGACACTTACAAGAAGTGGGGAGACTGGGCAACCACTGACTGCCTGGCCAAAGAAATGAGGATAGACAGCTTCTCCATGTTGCTGGATTGTGACATTGATAGGTTTGCTGGGGTGGAGTACGTCTGTTGTCCCAAAGGAAAGA AAGCCATTGACAACACAGTCACATTAAAACCAGTGAAAACAGAGACAGAGCATGTCAAACTTGAGGACACATATGATGCGTATATTGCGTACCTCAGAGGTGATGAGAAATTTCTTAAAAAGTTCGGCAATGAGCACAGCAAGTTCCTAGCAGCTCTGAAGGCCATGAACATGCGCCACCACGAGAGAATTACAAAG ATGATGAAGGAATGGCAAACTGCCAGAAAGCACGTGAACAATCTGAAGAGGACAAATCCCAAGGCTGCCGACAAACTCAACAAAAACATTCTACAG CGATTCCAGAAGTTGTACAATGGGTACCAGCAGTCAGATGCTGCAGAGAAGAAGCAGTTGGTGGCTCTCCACCTCCAACACAGACAGGGGGAACTGAACAGCAAGAAGAGGATGGAACTCGAAGCCTACATGGGAGAACTCCAGAAGAGCCATGTCAAG TCAGGAGCAGTACTGAAACACCTGAAACATTACATTCGTGTGGAGGAGAAGGATCGTCTCCACTCCCTGAATCATTTCACACATGTAAAAAAGAGCAATCCAGAAGAGGCCAAGCTTATTCAGTCACAGGTCATTGAACACATGAAGGTCATTGATGAACGCATCAACCAAAGTCTTGATATGCTACATCACTTCCCTAAGGTTGAGAGAAAACTGAAGCCACAAGTAG GCAAATTCATGAAGCACTACAGTGGTTTGGCAGTTAGTGCGAAGAACATTGTGATGAGGCCCATTACTGTTCCTAAGAAGACCGAATCCCATGAAGGTAGGGAAGGGATGTCACAATTAACAG acaCATGGACTGACAAGGTGACTTTGGATGATGAGAATGATGATGGTGACCTCTCTGATCACCTGGAAGAAGTAAAGAAGACTCCGATTGTGGAGGACGATGGACTCAGTCCCAGGATAGAGCTTAACCACAAGGAGGAAAACAAAGTATTCATCTCTCACCGGGAAAATGACCAAGCCAGCTTCAGTCAG GGAAGTTACTCCTCAACACACGTTGCTACCTCCACCGGCAGTGTTTTCGGAATCGCTATAGGAAGTGTAGCCGTGTTTGTCATCATTATTGTCGCCATTGTCATGTTGAGGAAGCGTTCACACAGACAACCAGTCACACATGGCTTTGCCGAAATGGACCCAGCAGCCTCACCAGAGGAACGACATGTGGCTAATATGCAGATGAATGGCTACGAAAATCCTACCTACAAATACTTTGAATTGAATACCAATGCTAAGAAATAA
- the LOC125678060 gene encoding amyloid-beta precursor-like protein isoform X3, whose protein sequence is MGQLTLPSVLACVCVLVQVSVGYIESLAANTDFQRHDYKFVPMVAFMCNKPTMHTSPAGWEADSKQGCIHDAKEILQYCQKMYPNMTITNIVEGHDVTIRNWPDSHGHERSHTVQPYRCVVGPFESDALLVPQHCHFYHEHNQCDTYKKWGDWATTDCLAKEMRIDSFSMLLDCDIDRFAGVEYVCCPKGKKAIDNTVTLKPVKTETEHVKLEDTYDAYIAYLRGDEKFLKKFGNEHSKFLAALKAMNMRHHERITKMMKEWQTARKHVNNLKRTNPKAADKLNKNILQRFQKLYNGYQQSDAAEKKQLVALHLQHRQGELNSKKRMELEAYMGELQKSHVKSGAVLKHLKHYIRVEEKDRLHSLNHFTHVKKSNPEEAKLIQSQVIEHMKVIDERINQSLDMLHHFPKVERKLKPQVGKFMKHYSGLAVSAKNIVMRPITVPKKTESHEDTWTDKVTLDDENDDGDLSDHLEEVKKTPIVEDDGLSPRIELNHKEENKVFISHRENDQASFSQGSYSSTHVATSTGSVFGIAIGSVAVFVIIIVAIVMLRKRSHRQPVTHGFAEMDPAASPEERHVANMQMNGYENPTYKYFELNTNAKK, encoded by the exons ATGGGGCAGCTAACGCTACCATCGGTGCTAGCCTGCGTCTGTGTGTTAGTCCAGGTCAGTGTTGGATATATAGAG TCTCTGGCGGCAAACACAGACTTCCAGCGCCATGATTATAAGTTTGTTCCAATGGTTGCCTTTATGTGTAATAAACCCACCATGCACACATCACCAGCAGGCTGGGAGGCAGACTCCAAACAAGGATGTATCCATGATGCAAAGGAGATCCTGCAGTACTGTCAAAAG ATGTACCCTAATATGACCATTACAAACATTGTGGAGGGCCATGATGTAACAATCCGGAACTGGCCAGACTCCCATGGTCACGAGCGTAGTCATACTGTACAGCCTTACAGATGTGTTG TGGGTCCATTTGAGAGTGATGCTCTCCTGGTGCCCCAGCATTGCCACTTCTACCACGAACACAACCAGTGTGACACTTACAAGAAGTGGGGAGACTGGGCAACCACTGACTGCCTGGCCAAAGAAATGAGGATAGACAGCTTCTCCATGTTGCTGGATTGTGACATTGATAGGTTTGCTGGGGTGGAGTACGTCTGTTGTCCCAAAGGAAAGA AAGCCATTGACAACACAGTCACATTAAAACCAGTGAAAACAGAGACAGAGCATGTCAAACTTGAGGACACATATGATGCGTATATTGCGTACCTCAGAGGTGATGAGAAATTTCTTAAAAAGTTCGGCAATGAGCACAGCAAGTTCCTAGCAGCTCTGAAGGCCATGAACATGCGCCACCACGAGAGAATTACAAAG ATGATGAAGGAATGGCAAACTGCCAGAAAGCACGTGAACAATCTGAAGAGGACAAATCCCAAGGCTGCCGACAAACTCAACAAAAACATTCTACAG CGATTCCAGAAGTTGTACAATGGGTACCAGCAGTCAGATGCTGCAGAGAAGAAGCAGTTGGTGGCTCTCCACCTCCAACACAGACAGGGGGAACTGAACAGCAAGAAGAGGATGGAACTCGAAGCCTACATGGGAGAACTCCAGAAGAGCCATGTCAAG TCAGGAGCAGTACTGAAACACCTGAAACATTACATTCGTGTGGAGGAGAAGGATCGTCTCCACTCCCTGAATCATTTCACACATGTAAAAAAGAGCAATCCAGAAGAGGCCAAGCTTATTCAGTCACAGGTCATTGAACACATGAAGGTCATTGATGAACGCATCAACCAAAGTCTTGATATGCTACATCACTTCCCTAAGGTTGAGAGAAAACTGAAGCCACAAGTAG GCAAATTCATGAAGCACTACAGTGGTTTGGCAGTTAGTGCGAAGAACATTGTGATGAGGCCCATTACTGTTCCTAAGAAGACCGAATCCCATGAAG acaCATGGACTGACAAGGTGACTTTGGATGATGAGAATGATGATGGTGACCTCTCTGATCACCTGGAAGAAGTAAAGAAGACTCCGATTGTGGAGGACGATGGACTCAGTCCCAGGATAGAGCTTAACCACAAGGAGGAAAACAAAGTATTCATCTCTCACCGGGAAAATGACCAAGCCAGCTTCAGTCAG GGAAGTTACTCCTCAACACACGTTGCTACCTCCACCGGCAGTGTTTTCGGAATCGCTATAGGAAGTGTAGCCGTGTTTGTCATCATTATTGTCGCCATTGTCATGTTGAGGAAGCGTTCACACAGACAACCAGTCACACATGGCTTTGCCGAAATGGACCCAGCAGCCTCACCAGAGGAACGACATGTGGCTAATATGCAGATGAATGGCTACGAAAATCCTACCTACAAATACTTTGAATTGAATACCAATGCTAAGAAATAA